The Syntrophobacterales bacterium genome contains the following window.
GTTGACTACCTGATCTCCCGTTCTTCTTATTTTAATTTCCATATAAATCCTCCTGCCTAACCGTCTATCATTATACACTCCTTCTCCTTTTAAGGACAGGTCAAACTACTTCCGCCCCGGTCATCTATGGGTAGAGGCTCTGTCCGGTCAGGTCTCCCCGGGACGCGCCTTCTGGCCGGGTATCGAACTGTCAGGCCACAGAACAATTGAACTGAATGTATCTCGGGGCTCGCAACCGGACTCATGTTTGTCAGAAAGATTCGCAGACTGACGGAGCGTTTACACCCCCCATAAGGACCGTCTGTTGGAGAAAGATTTGACCGGATATAAGCGACCTGCTCTGATAAGGTACATCCCAGGAAAACAATACAGAATGGTTTTTGCAATCTGCACATCAAGAGAGAATTCGTTTTCATATATCTTAATCGGCCTCTGTTGCAAAATGCCGGCCGAATGAGAATCAATGCCTCTCACCATGGCGGCAAGATTGCTTCCTGAGAAAAGAGGCCGTGAGGGATCATATTTGGACGCGGTATTACTCAGGATCGGTCTTACCTTCGCGGTGACAAAACTTCCACCCCATGCTACTGGAAAAAAGCACGGTGTGCAATATTGTGCCACCGCGTGACCGCGCTCCATAGTTACCGGGCGAGAAAAGTTGATCATCAGGATAGGTTCCGTCAAACATGGGGGCACCAAGATCGGGAAGAATCAATTATCGAAGCAGAGTCGATAGTCACCGCGAGGACACGATTATTCCGAAGAGAACCCTTGATTCGTGCGCTAAAAGATGAAGGCATCCGGATGATCGAAAGCATGGGGACAGAGTGTCTGGAACTGAAAAAGGTCTGTATGGTCTTTCTATTTATGGAATCATCCCGGATTAAGAGGATCGAATATGCGATATTTCGTTTTTTTGTTGTAAACCATCCCGGATTAAGAGAGAATGGATTATTGGGTTAATGATTTTTTACGACGGCTTGTGGAAAAACAGAGAAATCCATAAAGATGTACAATACGAAGAAGACGATCTGGTTGCCTTAGTATCGCAATGACGCTCGGGGCGCACTCCTCTCACGCAACAAATTCAAAGATCCCCGGGAAACACTTGTGCAAAGTGTACTACTCTGGCTTGGAAGAGGTTTTATCTGAGGACCGCAAAGTCGTAAGGAGTAGTGACATTGAGATCTGGCTTGGGCTATCACAAGCCGGAAAAATAGATATGGCAGATCCTCATGCGTCAGGCGCCGACTGTGTCGGCTGCCACCGATTGGGTCTAGGCAAAACCTTCACGGTAATCGGCCGGAAAAAGTTTCTGGGCGCTTTTACCCGCAGTGAGATAAATATGATCAATAATAGCATGACTTCATGGATGGAATCTGGCTTCCTGGGAGTATTCTACGGTCAAAACAGCCTATTCTGCCGCGCGTGTCACAATGAGAACTTGATCTCTGATAGCCCAGAAACACACAAAAATTGGGCCTGCATGAAGTACCGCGGATCACTGGACAAAATTGCTTCAATCAAAAAGGACTGTATTAATCCATACAATCCTCATCTCAAAGAGATTGCTTGCATGACATGCCATCGTGACCATACGCCATCAACATCTTACTGTTCCAACCGCCATACTTTAAGCATAAAGATCCAGGGAGACACTCTGGACACGAAGAAGAAAGGGAAACAAAGACCTGTTGCGGCGGCACCTGACATTGCGGTGCCCAAGAATATACACTTTGAGAAAACCGACATAATGGCAATAGGATCGGTAGCAGCGAGACTCGTTGCCGCCATCACCGCCCGTGACATAGGCACAAAGATAGTCGTCCTCAAAAAACAGCCGATTACCGGTGGAAACAGCGTGCTGGCCGCCGACAGAATGAATGCGGCAGATATAAAATTTCAGAAGAAAAGGGGCATAACCAGCTCACCGGACCGCACGTACAAGGACAAAATGACAGGCGGCAAGCATCTCAATGACCCGGCATTGCCCAAGGTCTTTGCAG
Protein-coding sequences here:
- a CDS encoding FAD-binding protein, whose translation is MESGFLGVFYGQNSLFCRACHNENLISDSPETHKNWACMKYRGSLDKIASIKKDCINPYNPHLKEIACMTCHRDHTPSTSYCSNRHTLSIKIQGDTLDTKKKGKQRPVAAAPDIAVPKNIHFEKTDIMAIGSVAARLVAAITARDIGTKIVVLKKQPITGGNSVLAADRMNAADIKFQKKRGITSSPDRTYKDKMTGGKHLNDPALPKVFAEKSIDSVEQLTKLRADLSDIGRPGETSVDRAHKSKGETIVSHIFNGQIHDNLKQFESYQSNLVKQDINPKGLAGKIKVPPQEAMKTTINNYNGFYASNADLQFKHPDIPLPIEAPNYYAIKIAPDIIR